A genomic stretch from Deinococcus ruber includes:
- a CDS encoding DUF1905 domain-containing protein, with protein sequence MDFEFSGNLWYWKGPAPHYFLTVPAEQSLDIKVASRLVTYGWGMIPVQVQIGKTTWTTSLFAKDGLYALPVRANVRKAEGLEEGDEISVKFKLQ encoded by the coding sequence ATGGACTTCGAGTTCAGCGGCAACCTCTGGTACTGGAAAGGCCCCGCGCCCCACTATTTTCTGACTGTTCCAGCTGAACAGTCGCTCGATATCAAGGTGGCGTCCCGGCTGGTCACATACGGCTGGGGCATGATTCCGGTGCAGGTACAGATCGGGAAAACGACGTGGACGACATCGCTGTTTGCCAAAGACGGACTGTACGCCCTGCCCGTCCGGGCAAACGTGCGGAAGGCGGAGGGGCTGGAGGAAGGCGACGAGATCTCGGTGAAGTTCAAACTTCAGTAA
- a CDS encoding VC0807 family protein, translating into MTEQTAPVTRKERSVAWPRLLHLAMDVLFTFLLPYALLNPRPFHLPDVSAHLGSYGTYVAAGVLPTVYIVWDTFRHKVLNPFALFLLGGALSGAVVSFFKLDGVAFALKDALHSALLVLICLISLAVRRPLFEFLFFGVVAPETPERSRLLSAALQQPGVKNALAAATWMVALKALLLGLGSYLVAIRIVTLPFGTPEFNAQVATAHAITFPLAIVLDAVFYLGAAWMTLQATRRLTGGRAWPWQRGFWDELRVFSGSGE; encoded by the coding sequence GTGACCGAGCAGACCGCCCCCGTGACCCGGAAAGAGCGCAGCGTGGCGTGGCCCAGGCTGCTGCATCTGGCGATGGACGTGCTGTTTACCTTCCTGCTGCCCTACGCGCTGCTCAATCCGCGTCCGTTCCACCTGCCCGACGTGTCGGCTCACCTGGGATCCTACGGAACGTATGTGGCGGCGGGCGTGCTTCCCACGGTGTATATCGTCTGGGACACCTTTCGCCATAAGGTACTCAACCCGTTCGCGCTGTTTCTGCTGGGCGGAGCGCTCAGCGGCGCGGTGGTCAGCTTCTTCAAACTGGACGGCGTGGCGTTCGCCCTCAAAGACGCGCTGCATTCTGCCCTGCTGGTGCTGATCTGCCTGATCTCGCTGGCGGTACGCCGCCCGCTCTTCGAGTTCCTGTTCTTCGGGGTGGTGGCCCCGGAAACGCCGGAGCGCTCCCGACTGCTGAGCGCTGCCCTCCAGCAGCCGGGCGTGAAAAACGCGCTGGCTGCCGCGACCTGGATGGTGGCCCTGAAAGCCCTGCTGCTGGGGCTGGGAAGCTACCTCGTCGCCATTCGCATCGTGACGCTGCCGTTCGGCACGCCCGAATTCAACGCTCAGGTCGCCACTGCCCACGCCATCACCTTTCCGCTCGCCATCGTGCTGGACGCGGTGTTTTATCTGGGAGCCGCGTGGATGACGCTTCAGGCCACCCGGCGGCTGACAGGTGGACGGGCGTGGCCCTGGCAGCGCGGCTTCTGGGATGAGCTGCGGGTGTTTTCGGGGAGTGGGGAGTAG
- a CDS encoding helix-turn-helix domain-containing protein, translating into MLLSNNSKTATQTTSRTAPSKLDRSSFVDTVSHRPGSVILYPGKSDMLYRVSSGLVRIHTMDDDGNGLTLRYVKPGDYFGEEALAGLDRQYFAEAVTDSSVDVMNPALMTAEDNLIVTTHLVRTLERAYESIYRLVGKRLRARIAGELLELKDTALASVQPGGETMIYATHDELAAAVGSVRETVTKVVGELSREGVISAGYGKITLNNEAALARIAAE; encoded by the coding sequence ATGCTCCTCTCAAACAATAGCAAGACCGCGACCCAGACCACCTCCCGCACCGCCCCCAGCAAGCTCGACCGCAGCTCGTTCGTCGATACCGTCAGCCATCGCCCCGGCAGCGTCATCCTGTACCCCGGCAAGAGCGACATGCTTTACCGCGTGTCGAGCGGCCTGGTTCGTATTCACACCATGGACGACGACGGCAACGGTCTGACGCTGCGCTACGTCAAGCCCGGCGACTACTTCGGTGAAGAAGCGCTGGCGGGGCTGGATCGCCAGTACTTTGCCGAGGCCGTGACCGACAGCAGCGTGGACGTGATGAATCCCGCCCTGATGACCGCCGAAGACAACCTGATCGTGACTACGCACCTCGTCCGCACGCTGGAGCGGGCCTACGAGAGCATCTACCGCCTGGTCGGCAAGCGGCTGCGTGCCCGCATCGCCGGAGAGCTGCTGGAGCTGAAGGATACGGCGCTGGCAAGTGTGCAGCCCGGCGGCGAGACCATGATCTACGCCACCCACGACGAACTCGCCGCAGCGGTGGGCAGCGTGCGCGAGACCGTGACCAAGGTGGTCGGCGAACTCAGCCGCGAAGGCGTCATCAGCGCCGGATACGGCAAGATCACGCTGAACAACGAAGCGGCTTTGGCCCGCATCGCGGCTGAGTAA
- a CDS encoding U32 family peptidase produces the protein MSLPASTPLILPPRTPVKPEVMSPVGGHAQLQAAVQAGADAVFFGLDHSFQARAKVGFGMDELPDIMRGLHVRGVKGFVTFNTLVFDRELHDAQAQLMQLAEAGVDAIIVQDWGAAKLAHAICPDLPIHGSTQMSITSAEGAELARRFGASRVVLGRELSLKDIGRIAAATDIELETFVHGALCVSYSGQCFSSEAWGGRSANRGQCAQACRLPYDLLVDGVQRDLGDAKYLLSPGDLYALHQVPELVRLGVSCLKIEGRYKDAEFVALTTAAYRQAVDEAWEGLPLSISAQQEQDLSQVYSRGLGPHFMAGTNHQTVVRGRAPRHRGLRVGTVTEVTRGGVKIDLAGVALRPGDGLVFDAAERQGPFEKEEGGFIYELFTRSGRVDEAAQGTVEVRFGQNAVNGRRIQPGDWVWRTHDATLSGRVRPLLGGEDPRFTRPVWAEFRGVLGELPSLTLRDEQGRSATVLGDTPLSAARNRALDDAQLREQLGKLGGTPYHLEALSTVLEGATFMPVSALNALRRAAADALSAERGHAPERQIRPVLAEVLREEEPKRSGVVGDGVPRLHLLVRTPEQLDAATELRPDSITLDYLELYGLKPSVERVQEAGIEVRVASPRILKPTEQNIQKFLLGLGASLLVRSGGLLEGLQGVADRPALHGDFSLNAANVVSARALLGLNLTRLNPGLDLNARQVVELAELVGPERLEVTIYGHLPVFHTEHCVFCRFLSSGTDYTNCGHPCESHRLQLRDHKGNTHPVMADVGCRNTVFEGRAQTAARHLQDWRAAGLHDFRLEFVHEDAAGVREVVLAFREALMGKLSVAGLEERLARVSNQGVTEGSLFVPDSFAALPQLELISR, from the coding sequence ATGTCGCTTCCCGCCTCCACGCCCCTGATCCTGCCGCCCCGAACCCCCGTGAAACCCGAGGTGATGAGTCCGGTGGGCGGTCACGCTCAGCTTCAGGCCGCCGTGCAGGCCGGAGCCGACGCGGTGTTCTTCGGGTTGGATCACAGCTTTCAGGCGCGGGCGAAGGTGGGGTTTGGCATGGACGAGCTGCCAGACATCATGCGCGGCCTGCATGTGCGCGGCGTCAAGGGGTTTGTCACCTTCAATACCCTGGTGTTCGACCGCGAGCTGCACGACGCGCAGGCCCAGCTGATGCAGCTCGCGGAAGCGGGCGTGGACGCCATCATCGTGCAGGACTGGGGCGCGGCGAAACTGGCGCACGCCATCTGCCCCGACCTGCCGATTCACGGCAGCACCCAGATGAGCATCACGAGTGCCGAGGGGGCCGAACTGGCGCGGCGCTTCGGGGCCAGCCGGGTGGTGCTGGGCCGCGAACTGAGCCTGAAGGACATCGGGCGCATCGCCGCCGCCACCGATATCGAGCTGGAAACCTTCGTGCACGGGGCACTGTGCGTGAGTTATAGCGGGCAGTGTTTTTCCAGCGAGGCGTGGGGTGGGCGCAGCGCTAACCGGGGCCAGTGCGCCCAGGCGTGCAGGCTGCCCTACGATCTGCTGGTCGACGGTGTGCAGCGCGATCTGGGTGACGCCAAATACCTGCTGTCGCCCGGCGATCTGTACGCGCTTCATCAGGTGCCGGAACTCGTGCGGTTGGGCGTGAGCTGCCTGAAGATCGAGGGCCGCTACAAAGACGCCGAATTCGTAGCCCTGACCACCGCTGCGTACCGTCAGGCCGTGGATGAGGCGTGGGAGGGCCTGCCGCTGAGCATCTCCGCGCAGCAGGAACAGGATCTCTCGCAGGTGTATTCGCGTGGGCTGGGGCCGCACTTCATGGCGGGCACCAATCATCAGACGGTGGTGCGGGGGCGTGCGCCGCGTCACCGGGGGCTGCGAGTCGGCACCGTGACCGAGGTGACGCGGGGCGGCGTGAAGATCGATCTGGCAGGCGTGGCGTTGCGGCCCGGCGATGGACTGGTCTTCGACGCTGCCGAGCGACAGGGGCCGTTCGAGAAGGAGGAGGGCGGCTTCATCTACGAGCTGTTTACCCGCAGTGGGCGCGTGGATGAGGCCGCGCAGGGAACGGTGGAAGTGCGCTTCGGGCAGAACGCGGTGAACGGGCGGCGCATTCAGCCGGGCGACTGGGTGTGGCGCACCCACGACGCCACGCTGTCCGGGCGCGTCCGGCCGCTGCTGGGCGGTGAAGACCCGCGCTTTACCCGCCCGGTCTGGGCCGAGTTCCGGGGCGTGCTGGGCGAGCTGCCTTCGCTCACCCTGCGCGACGAGCAGGGCCGCAGCGCCACGGTGCTGGGCGACACGCCGCTGAGTGCTGCCCGCAACCGGGCGCTTGACGACGCGCAACTGCGCGAGCAACTCGGCAAGCTGGGCGGCACGCCATACCACCTCGAAGCCCTGAGCACCGTGCTGGAAGGCGCGACCTTCATGCCGGTCAGCGCCCTGAATGCCCTGCGCCGCGCCGCCGCCGACGCCCTGAGCGCAGAGCGCGGGCACGCTCCCGAGCGGCAGATTCGCCCGGTTCTCGCTGAAGTCCTGAGGGAAGAGGAGCCGAAACGGAGTGGAGTTGTCGGCGATGGAGTGCCGCGCCTGCATCTGCTCGTCCGCACTCCCGAGCAGCTCGACGCGGCCACCGAACTGCGCCCCGACAGCATCACGCTCGATTATCTGGAACTGTACGGCCTGAAGCCCAGCGTCGAGCGCGTGCAGGAAGCGGGCATCGAGGTGCGGGTGGCAAGTCCGCGCATTCTCAAGCCCACCGAGCAGAACATCCAGAAGTTTTTGCTGGGGCTGGGGGCGAGCCTGCTGGTTCGCAGCGGTGGTCTGCTGGAAGGGCTTCAGGGCGTGGCAGACCGCCCGGCGCTGCACGGCGACTTCTCGCTGAACGCCGCCAACGTGGTCAGCGCCCGCGCCCTGCTGGGTCTCAATCTCACGCGCCTGAATCCTGGCCTCGACCTGAACGCCCGGCAGGTCGTGGAACTGGCAGAACTGGTCGGCCCGGAGCGGCTGGAAGTCACCATCTACGGACACCTTCCGGTGTTTCATACCGAGCACTGCGTCTTCTGCCGCTTCCTGAGCAGCGGCACCGATTACACCAACTGCGGGCATCCCTGCGAGTCTCACCGCCTGCAACTGCGCGACCACAAGGGCAACACACATCCGGTCATGGCCGACGTGGGCTGCCGCAACACCGTCTTTGAGGGACGCGCCCAGACGGCGGCGCGGCACCTGCAAGACTGGCGGGCGGCGGGCCTGCACGACTTCCGCCTCGAATTCGTTCACGAAGACGCCGCCGGAGTGCGCGAGGTGGTGCTGGCCTTCCGTGAGGCGCTGATGGGCAAGCTATCGGTCGCGGGGCTGGAAGAGCGGCTGGCACGGGTGAGCAATCAGGGCGTGACGGAAGGCAGTCTGTTCGTGCCAGACAGCTTCGCGGCACTGCCGCAGCTCGAATTGATTTCGCGCTGA
- a CDS encoding MDR family oxidoreductase, translated as MTQPNSQAVRALVLTQNDDKSVRADLRGDLTVSDLPEGNVLVRVEASSLNYKDGMAVAGRPGIVRKFPMVPGIDLAGTVLESQDERYRPGDAVLLTGWGVGEGHWGGFASHARVQGDWLTHRPEGMDAKKAMAIGTAGFTAMLAVMALEEYGLTPDSGDVVVTGAAGGVGSVAVALLAAAGWRVVASTGRAEEEEYLKSLGAAELIGRDVLSGLKRPLEKERFAAGIDSVGSTTLAGLLACLKRGGAAAACGLAGGSDLPTTVLPFILRGATLLGIDSVMCPPERRERAWERLNRELPAVLLSSGVSEYPLSEVQELAPRILAGQVRGRTVIVP; from the coding sequence ATGACACAACCGAATTCACAGGCCGTGCGTGCCCTTGTCCTGACTCAGAACGACGACAAATCGGTAAGGGCCGACCTGCGGGGCGACCTGACCGTGAGCGATCTGCCAGAAGGAAACGTGCTGGTGCGCGTCGAGGCTTCGAGCCTGAATTACAAGGACGGCATGGCGGTGGCGGGCCGCCCCGGAATCGTCCGGAAGTTTCCGATGGTGCCGGGCATCGATCTGGCGGGAACGGTGCTGGAATCGCAGGACGAGCGCTACAGGCCGGGCGACGCCGTATTGCTGACCGGCTGGGGGGTGGGCGAAGGGCATTGGGGCGGCTTTGCCAGTCATGCCCGCGTGCAGGGCGACTGGCTGACGCATCGGCCTGAGGGTATGGACGCGAAAAAGGCGATGGCGATAGGAACGGCGGGCTTTACGGCGATGCTGGCGGTGATGGCGCTGGAAGAGTACGGCCTGACCCCCGACAGCGGTGACGTGGTGGTGACGGGCGCAGCGGGTGGCGTGGGGAGCGTGGCGGTGGCGCTGCTGGCGGCGGCAGGCTGGCGGGTGGTGGCCTCGACGGGCCGCGCCGAAGAGGAAGAGTATCTGAAGTCGCTGGGGGCCGCCGAACTCATCGGGCGAGACGTGCTGAGCGGCCTGAAGCGCCCGCTGGAGAAGGAGCGCTTCGCGGCGGGGATCGACTCGGTGGGCAGTACGACGCTCGCTGGCCTGCTCGCCTGCCTGAAACGCGGCGGCGCGGCGGCGGCCTGTGGGCTGGCAGGCGGAAGTGATCTGCCGACCACCGTGCTGCCTTTTATTCTGCGCGGCGCGACGCTGCTGGGCATCGACAGCGTGATGTGCCCACCAGAGCGGCGTGAACGTGCGTGGGAGCGGCTGAACCGTGAGTTGCCCGCCGTGCTGCTCAGCAGCGGTGTCAGTGAATATCCGCTCTCGGAGGTGCAGGAACTCGCCCCCAGGATTCTGGCAGGGCAGGTACGCGGGCGAACGGTGATCGTTCCGTAA
- the prfB gene encoding peptide chain release factor 2 (programmed frameshift), whose product MQDLLEKLASLREYLDIPGKTRRLAELDRSLSDPDLWSNPDNARKVNQEATSLRRVVEAYNRLNSDASGLSEMLELADDSEREMLAEEQTTLEQQVDDLYRETLFTMKFSDEAAIVRVKSGAGGTESMDWAGMLERMFMRWAERRGYKVELIDQQDGDQAGITSAEFIIRGERAYGMLAPEHGVHRLVRVSPFDSNNRRHTSFASVDVVPEVPPEEINIHIPDSDLRRDVFRSQGAGGQGVNTTDSAVRLTHLPTGIAVASQVTRSQIKNHEIALQILKQRLYDIELRKREAEEMAARGEQKKIEWGNQIRSYVLDKQYVKDHRTGVMRHDSGNILDGDLDEFMWAGLEWMAGKRSAEELGEEE is encoded by the exons ATGCAGGATTTACTTGAAAAACTGGCCTCGCTCCGGGAGTATCTT GACATTCCCGGCAAAACGCGCCGCCTAGCCGAACTCGACCGCAGCCTGTCCGACCCCGACCTCTGGAGCAACCCCGACAACGCCCGCAAGGTGAATCAGGAGGCGACCAGCCTGCGCCGGGTGGTCGAGGCGTACAACCGCCTGAACTCGGACGCCAGCGGGCTGAGCGAAATGCTGGAGCTGGCCGACGACAGCGAGCGCGAAATGCTGGCCGAAGAGCAGACGACGCTGGAGCAGCAGGTTGATGACCTCTACCGCGAGACGCTGTTTACCATGAAGTTTTCCGACGAGGCCGCCATCGTGCGCGTGAAGAGCGGCGCGGGCGGCACCGAGAGTATGGACTGGGCGGGCATGCTCGAACGCATGTTCATGCGCTGGGCCGAGCGCCGGGGCTACAAGGTCGAGCTGATCGACCAGCAGGACGGCGATCAGGCGGGCATTACCAGCGCCGAATTCATCATCCGGGGAGAGCGGGCTTATGGCATGCTGGCCCCCGAACACGGCGTTCACCGCCTGGTGCGCGTGTCGCCCTTCGACAGCAACAACCGCCGCCACACCAGCTTTGCGAGCGTGGACGTGGTGCCGGAAGTGCCGCCGGAAGAGATCAACATTCACATTCCCGATTCCGACCTTCGCCGCGACGTGTTCCGCTCGCAGGGCGCGGGCGGGCAGGGCGTGAACACCACCGACTCGGCGGTTCGCCTGACGCACCTTCCCACCGGTATCGCGGTGGCGTCGCAGGTGACGCGTTCTCAGATCAAGAACCACGAGATCGCGCTCCAGATTCTGAAGCAGCGCCTGTACGACATCGAACTGCGAAAGCGTGAGGCCGAGGAAATGGCGGCACGCGGCGAACAGAAGAAGATCGAGTGGGGCAACCAGATTCGCAGCTACGTGCTCGACAAGCAGTACGTCAAGGATCACCGTACCGGCGTGATGCGCCACGACAGCGGCAACATTCTCGACGGCGACCTCGACGAGTTCATGTGGGCCGGGCTGGAATGGATGGCGGGCAAACGCAGCGCCGAGGAACTGGGCGAGGAAGAGTAA
- a CDS encoding ABC transporter ATP-binding protein codes for MIEVSSFSKRYGRHTAVDALSFSVPPGQLFGLLGSNGAGKTTTIRALVGLTRPSSGHVSVNGHDVWKTPVVAKSSFGYIPDRPHLYGKLTGRETLRFVAGLRKVPDAETEIDRWLEYFRLSDFGNELTETYSHGMRQKLTIITALLPRPPVLIVDEPMVGLDPHAARQVRELFRAHADAGNTVLLTTHSLPLAEAVCDRLVVLDRGRVLGAGSMDDLRSQTGTVKGGVSGDSLERVFFRLLDEERARAEQEPGTSLRPPA; via the coding sequence GTGATCGAGGTTTCCAGCTTCAGCAAGCGCTATGGCCGACATACGGCGGTCGATGCCCTGAGTTTCAGCGTGCCGCCGGGGCAACTGTTTGGGCTGCTGGGCAGCAACGGGGCGGGCAAAACCACCACCATTCGCGCTCTGGTGGGCCTGACCCGCCCCAGTTCGGGCCACGTGAGCGTGAACGGCCACGATGTCTGGAAAACTCCTGTCGTCGCCAAGTCGAGTTTCGGCTACATTCCCGACAGGCCACATCTGTACGGCAAACTCACGGGCCGCGAAACGCTGCGCTTCGTGGCGGGGCTGCGGAAGGTACCGGACGCCGAGACGGAAATAGACCGCTGGCTGGAGTATTTCCGGCTGTCCGACTTCGGCAACGAACTGACGGAAACGTATTCGCACGGCATGCGCCAGAAACTGACGATCATCACGGCGCTGCTGCCCCGGCCCCCGGTGCTGATCGTGGATGAGCCGATGGTGGGCCTCGATCCGCACGCGGCGCGGCAGGTGCGCGAGCTGTTTCGTGCCCATGCCGACGCCGGAAACACCGTGCTGCTCACCACCCACAGCCTGCCGCTGGCCGAAGCGGTCTGTGACCGGCTGGTGGTGCTCGACCGGGGCCGGGTGCTGGGTGCGGGCAGCATGGACGACCTGCGGAGTCAGACCGGAACCGTCAAGGGCGGCGTGTCGGGTGACAGTCTGGAGCGGGTGTTTTTTCGCCTGCTCGACGAGGAACGGGCGCGAGCAGAGCAGGAGCCGGGAACCAGCCTGCGCCCCCCCGCGTGA
- a CDS encoding putative ABC transporter permease subunit, with translation MNGSLLLLKLTGLRNALWRGPKLGFLGLALLGLLLVWAEVWGSTRALHFLGTFGFIGLGVFRRVLETGLLVLSAGVTFSAITTAISTLYLSDDLNFLLAQPIPARRVFGLKVAETFLAAALVPTLLTLPILYALGAYFAAPWWCYPLITLTAVLLYALPVGLGALLAVLLMRVSPVSRVREVATGLGVVISAGLVYAVRALHPEALVARAADPLQLNALMRQLSGEGSLVWPHGWAAAVIWDAAHGHLHWALLPLLALSVVLAVCATLLASHAYQAGWARSLDSSRLRLDPAPRRPGRLEQRLSRFGPGGLLAYKDLTVTLRDPTQWSQLLVLAALAAVYLVSIRSLPLPPIPGFRGILGYFQLAFQGFVLAGVGVRLAFPALSTEGRGYWLLRTAPLTAAQIVRAKFLGLLPLMLLLSLTLALSSAVLLNLGVVTVIASVLVGLSSALILTALGVGLGAALPRFTADNPAEIGFSPGGLLYIGAGLLCSLVLVALLARPVLLSITLGFAYPGLSAYGTAWGVGGLVGLLVFTVLGTWGPLWWGAARLDTLE, from the coding sequence GTGAACGGCTCGCTGCTGCTGCTGAAGCTGACCGGCCTGCGAAATGCGCTGTGGCGCGGCCCGAAGCTCGGATTCCTGGGGCTGGCGCTGCTGGGCCTGCTGCTCGTCTGGGCCGAGGTCTGGGGCAGCACGCGGGCGCTGCACTTCCTGGGGACGTTCGGCTTCATCGGGCTGGGAGTCTTCCGGCGGGTGCTGGAAACCGGGCTGCTGGTGCTGTCGGCAGGCGTCACCTTCAGCGCCATCACCACCGCCATCAGCACGCTGTACCTGTCCGACGACCTGAATTTTCTGCTGGCCCAGCCGATTCCGGCGCGGCGGGTCTTCGGCCTGAAGGTGGCGGAAACGTTTCTGGCGGCGGCGCTCGTTCCCACGCTGCTGACCCTGCCGATTCTGTACGCTCTGGGCGCGTATTTCGCTGCTCCGTGGTGGTGTTATCCGCTCATTACCCTGACGGCGGTGCTGCTGTATGCCCTCCCGGTGGGGTTGGGCGCACTGCTGGCTGTCCTGCTGATGCGCGTTTCTCCGGTCAGCCGCGTGCGCGAGGTCGCCACCGGGCTGGGCGTGGTCATCAGCGCCGGGCTGGTGTACGCGGTACGGGCGCTGCACCCCGAAGCGCTGGTGGCGCGTGCTGCCGACCCGCTGCAACTGAACGCCCTGATGCGGCAGCTGTCGGGCGAAGGCTCGCTGGTGTGGCCGCATGGCTGGGCCGCCGCCGTCATCTGGGACGCTGCACACGGGCACCTGCACTGGGCGCTGCTGCCGCTGCTGGCGCTGTCGGTGGTGCTGGCGGTGTGCGCCACGCTGCTGGCGAGCCACGCATATCAGGCCGGGTGGGCACGCAGCCTCGACAGTTCGCGCCTGCGACTCGACCCCGCGCCGCGCCGTCCGGGCAGGCTGGAACAGCGCCTGAGCCGTTTTGGGCCGGGCGGTCTGCTGGCCTACAAAGACCTGACCGTCACGCTGCGCGACCCGACTCAGTGGAGTCAGTTGCTGGTACTGGCGGCGCTGGCGGCGGTGTATCTGGTCAGCATCCGCAGTCTGCCGCTGCCGCCGATTCCGGGCTTCCGGGGCATTCTGGGCTATTTCCAGCTGGCGTTTCAGGGCTTCGTGCTGGCGGGTGTGGGCGTGCGGCTGGCATTTCCGGCGCTCAGCACCGAGGGGCGCGGGTACTGGCTGCTGCGAACCGCGCCCCTCACGGCTGCCCAGATCGTGCGGGCCAAGTTCCTGGGCCTGCTCCCGCTGATGCTGCTGCTCAGCCTGACGCTGGCCCTGAGCAGCGCGGTACTGCTGAATCTGGGCGTCGTGACCGTGATCGCGTCGGTGCTGGTGGGCCTGAGCAGCGCCCTGATTCTGACGGCGCTGGGCGTGGGCCTGGGCGCAGCGCTGCCCCGCTTCACCGCTGACAACCCCGCCGAAATCGGCTTTTCGCCGGGCGGACTGCTGTACATCGGCGCGGGTCTGCTGTGCAGTCTGGTGCTGGTGGCGTTGCTGGCACGCCCGGTGCTGCTCAGCATCACGCTCGGATTCGCGTATCCCGGCCTGAGCGCTTACGGCACCGCCTGGGGCGTGGGTGGACTGGTGGGCCTGCTGGTGTTCACGGTGCTGGGCACGTGGGGGCCGCTGTGGTGGGGCGCGGCGCGGCTCGACACGCTGGAGTAA
- a CDS encoding DUF402 domain-containing protein has translation MATGTGSGKAADVQQQPLKTGDILSLHPVKTEQHDFRNRLHHTNTGIRPVDLYRETPHGLYVSRRFVDHPHIAYWQAHLLPGLFPGVNDKPGGMGVQLCRYDFHSERTHDYYLDIATIQRQEDVWTVRDHYLDLLVWDGLCAEIADTDELSAAHQAGYISSAELHAALHTAHAVLNGLARHGYEIEGWLTSLGLKLAWDLVDSGPHDPAADSKLALV, from the coding sequence ATGGCGACTGGCACCGGAAGCGGCAAAGCGGCAGACGTGCAACAACAACCCCTGAAAACAGGGGACATCCTCTCGCTCCATCCCGTCAAGACCGAACAGCACGACTTCCGGAACCGTCTGCACCACACCAACACCGGCATTCGCCCCGTTGATCTGTACCGCGAAACGCCGCACGGCCTGTATGTCTCGCGCCGCTTTGTCGATCACCCGCACATCGCGTACTGGCAGGCTCATCTGCTGCCGGGGCTGTTTCCGGGTGTCAACGACAAGCCCGGTGGCATGGGTGTGCAGCTGTGCCGCTACGATTTTCACAGCGAGCGCACGCACGACTACTACCTCGACATCGCCACCATTCAACGGCAGGAAGATGTCTGGACGGTGCGCGACCATTACCTCGATCTGCTCGTCTGGGACGGCCTGTGCGCCGAGATCGCCGATACCGACGAGCTGAGCGCCGCGCACCAGGCAGGCTATATTTCGAGTGCTGAACTGCACGCCGCTCTGCACACGGCCCACGCGGTGCTGAATGGACTGGCGCGGCACGGGTACGAGATAGAGGGCTGGCTGACGAGTTTGGGCCTCAAGCTCGCCTGGGACCTGGTAGATTCAGGCCCACATGACCCAGCCGCCGATTCCAAACTCGCTCTCGTCTGA
- a CDS encoding class I SAM-dependent methyltransferase, which yields MAAPEDFRAAGQAWSDDVAARPGGYTQTWTQWTQGPDAQAQFDALVMEQSMKRRVLDCGCGDGTFTLRVAGAAQHVTALDFSAGMLKLARQHAAQQGTANVAFVQSHARKDLPFPVGTFDVAYSRRGPNITGVVPALVRRGGRLLGLHPLPDVSAEARYAEGLRQSGLRVERFEGIDDVLHFPTLQDLAVYLNRFPSMPDVRQPEHRALLLQEAAARLQPDGSYAEHVHFLLWVAHRN from the coding sequence ATGGCCGCTCCGGAAGACTTCCGCGCCGCCGGGCAGGCGTGGAGCGATGATGTCGCCGCCCGCCCCGGTGGCTACACCCAGACCTGGACCCAGTGGACGCAGGGGCCGGATGCTCAGGCACAGTTTGACGCGCTAGTGATGGAGCAGTCCATGAAGCGCCGGGTGCTCGACTGCGGCTGCGGCGACGGGACGTTTACGCTGCGGGTGGCGGGTGCGGCGCAGCATGTGACGGCGCTGGACTTCTCGGCGGGAATGCTGAAACTGGCCCGGCAGCACGCGGCGCAGCAGGGAACGGCGAACGTGGCCTTTGTTCAGAGCCATGCCCGCAAAGACCTGCCCTTCCCCGTGGGCACCTTCGATGTGGCGTATTCCCGGCGCGGCCCCAACATCACCGGGGTGGTGCCCGCTCTGGTGCGGCGCGGCGGAAGGCTGCTGGGCCTGCATCCTCTGCCGGACGTCAGCGCAGAGGCCCGCTACGCAGAGGGGCTGCGGCAATCCGGCCTCAGGGTGGAGCGTTTCGAAGGCATCGACGACGTGCTGCACTTCCCCACCCTGCAAGACCTCGCCGTATATCTGAACCGCTTTCCCAGCATGCCCGACGTGCGCCAGCCGGAGCACCGCGCCCTGCTGTTACAGGAAGCCGCCGCCCGCCTGCAACCCGATGGAAGCTACGCCGAACATGTCCACTTTCTGCTGTGGGTGGCCCACAGGAATTAA